The following coding sequences lie in one Xiphophorus hellerii strain 12219 unplaced genomic scaffold, Xiphophorus_hellerii-4.1 PGA_scaffold_58__1_contigs__length_500000, whole genome shotgun sequence genomic window:
- the LOC116716458 gene encoding uncharacterized protein LOC116716458 isoform X2 yields the protein METPPRSSRLSKRQLVSVMRALRSATCQIGTKVVLRQIKVKSEKLQRSVTPEILRRCIAKCRGWIPKLLLSCSQKKHDVGLRHLLFGFFGLYLISLYGHRAGVMTNLTTEEVLEAASGAVSSSPGVVLNVFLTHEELGWIQRWMEIRARLRPQCDLVFFNTNHQHVNTITAFARNAWAAMLLPGRPSLTDIRTAVATMCRNTHSSDVRTQMARVMCHDTRTADRFYAMQLDVGQMAEMRRRFAQCMGEEAAESSQ from the exons ATGGAGACGCCTCCGAGAAGCTCCAGGCTGTCCAAGCGGCAGCTCGTGTCCGTGATGAGAGCTCTGAGGTCGGCTACGTGCCAAATCGGAACGAAGGTGGTGCTTCGGCAGATCAAGGTCAAGTCCGAGAAGCTACAGCGCTCCGTAACGCCCGAAATTCTCCGCAGATGCATCGCAAAGTGTCGGGGCTGGATCCCCAAACTCTTGCTGAGCTGCTCGCAAAAGAAGCACGACGTGGGACTGAGGCACCTGCTGTTCGGGTTCTTCGGCCTTTACCTTATTTCTCTCTACGGCCATCGAGCCGGAGTGATGACCAACCTTACCACCGAAGAGGTCCTGGAGGCCGCGAGCGGGGCCGTCTCTTCCTCTCCGGGGGTCGTACTCAAT GTCTTTCTCACCCACGAGGAACTGGGCTGGATCCAGCGGTGGATGGAGATCCGGGCTCGGCTACGTCCGCAGTGCGATCTGGTCTTCTTCAATACCAACCATCAGCACGTGAACACCATCACTGCGTTCGCCAGGAACGCGTGGGCAGCGATGCTGCTGCCAGGGAGACCCTCGCTTACCGACATCAGGACCGCGGTGGCAACGATG tGCAGGAACACCCACTCCAGTGATGTCCGGACGCAGATGGCCCGGGTCATGTGCCACGACACCCGCACGGCCGACCGATTCTATGCGATGCAGCTGGATGTCGGCCAAATGGCGGAGATGAGGCGCAGATTTGCCCAGTGCATGggagaagaagctgcagaaagttcacaataa
- the LOC116716458 gene encoding uncharacterized protein LOC116716458 isoform X1: protein METPPRSSRLSKRQLVSVMRALRSATCQIGTKVVLRQIKVKSEKLQRSVTPEILRRCIAKCRGWIPKLLLSCSQKKHDVGLRHLLFGFFGLYLISLYGHRAGVMTNLTTEEVLEAASGAVSSSPGVVLNVKNHKTARVFGCAQVFLTHEELGWIQRWMEIRARLRPQCDLVFFNTNHQHVNTITAFARNAWAAMLLPGRPSLTDIRTAVATMCRNTHSSDVRTQMARVMCHDTRTADRFYAMQLDVGQMAEMRRRFAQCMGEEAAESSQ from the exons ATGGAGACGCCTCCGAGAAGCTCCAGGCTGTCCAAGCGGCAGCTCGTGTCCGTGATGAGAGCTCTGAGGTCGGCTACGTGCCAAATCGGAACGAAGGTGGTGCTTCGGCAGATCAAGGTCAAGTCCGAGAAGCTACAGCGCTCCGTAACGCCCGAAATTCTCCGCAGATGCATCGCAAAGTGTCGGGGCTGGATCCCCAAACTCTTGCTGAGCTGCTCGCAAAAGAAGCACGACGTGGGACTGAGGCACCTGCTGTTCGGGTTCTTCGGCCTTTACCTTATTTCTCTCTACGGCCATCGAGCCGGAGTGATGACCAACCTTACCACCGAAGAGGTCCTGGAGGCCGCGAGCGGGGCCGTCTCTTCCTCTCCGGGGGTCGTACTCAAT GTAAAGAACCATAAGACTGCCCGGGTGTTTGGATGTGCTCAGGTCTTTCTCACCCACGAGGAACTGGGCTGGATCCAGCGGTGGATGGAGATCCGGGCTCGGCTACGTCCGCAGTGCGATCTGGTCTTCTTCAATACCAACCATCAGCACGTGAACACCATCACTGCGTTCGCCAGGAACGCGTGGGCAGCGATGCTGCTGCCAGGGAGACCCTCGCTTACCGACATCAGGACCGCGGTGGCAACGATG tGCAGGAACACCCACTCCAGTGATGTCCGGACGCAGATGGCCCGGGTCATGTGCCACGACACCCGCACGGCCGACCGATTCTATGCGATGCAGCTGGATGTCGGCCAAATGGCGGAGATGAGGCGCAGATTTGCCCAGTGCATGggagaagaagctgcagaaagttcacaataa